Within Coffea arabica cultivar ET-39 chromosome 4e, Coffea Arabica ET-39 HiFi, whole genome shotgun sequence, the genomic segment TTTACGATTGCAATTGTACCTTTTTTTCTATAATCTTTTTTAAAACATCCCTTAATAACAATTTTAATACATCCTTTTATTCTTCCAATTATCTTCAATATGATATATTCACATTTCAAAAAGtgcaatgaaaaaataattttaaaaaaattgtgatAAACAACGAATAAGAATTGAAATTTATGTTAAGGTAATGTCAACtataatttaaaagaaattagTAACCAAGTCAAATGACCATTTTTGCCTATTGCTATCCGCCTAAAGCACTTAACTttgttcctctttttttttcttttagtaatTACAATAAAACACTGCCTAATTTCCTCTTTTACGAATTAATAAAGATTTAATGCCCCAATCCTAAATTTCACCTCTTATTCCTCCCTTCTCCCAaattttccctaataatttttcttttttccaaaaattaacaaaatggCAATTCAAAATGTATATAAAGTGACCAAACAGGGAGAGCCAGACCCAAGAACAGAACCTACAGCCCAATTCAACAAAATTTGGGCCTGTACACTCGTCACTCTACTCCGCCGCTCCCCGCCAGGGCTACCACCTCCCGCCGGAGCATCCTCCCATGTCTCCTCCGGTCCCTTCCAAAATCTTAACAGGTTTgaacatttttcttcatttattcttCCAATTAATAACAATTCCACCATAAATCGAAcggtaaaaaaaatttcaatttttaacaGATGACGTCAGCCTTCTGATGGTTCTGATCGACTCTAATCCTCACTTCTGGAGCTCCATCAAACCCCATTTCTCCTTCTCCAAGTTCCTCTCCCACGTAATGCCCCTTTTTGATATAATTATATGCCATTTTTTCCTTCTGTTTTGGGGGGAAATTAGTAAGTTTTGGCATTCTTGAATTCTATACTACTGCTTTAATTATAtcccattaatttttttttaaatttaatttgtaGTTGGGTTcttttttcatgttttatttaTGTTTTGGGGGGAAAAAGTGATGGGTTTTGGCGTTCTTGAATTCAATAACACTGCTTTAATTATATTCCagtatttttttgaatttaagtATTAATGGTCTTTTTTATTTGGGGAATTATGGTAGGTATTGGCATTCTTGAATTCAATTCTACTGCTGAACCAGTTGAATCAGGTGGTAGTGATTGCTACCGGAATCAATTCTTGTGGTTATGTTTTTGACTCGTCGTCTGGCTCAGTAAGCCAGAGGGCTGAGAGCTTGTTGCCCAAGTTGGAGGAGTTTGCGGAGAATGATGAGTCATTGAGTGAGAGGGACGATGACTCGGGAAATGGGGTTGGATCCTCACTTCTTTCCGGTTCTCTTTCCATGGCTCTCTGCTGTATCCTTTGTCAACTTTTCAATGAGCCAGTCAATATACTCCTTGTTTGTGTGATTTTGCATGTTTATTGTTAAGGGCACTCATAGATTACATTGGGTATATATCTTCTCTACAATGAGTAGTTGAGTGTCGTACATGAATTAGTACATTTTCACCATTCATGCTTTTCATAATGATAAGATGAAGTTGTATTCTCTTTGTTAACACACTCATTTTTGCACGTGCCTTTTATGATAATTTCCCCTAATTCActtgaattttggaaaaattaatgaaaagtgCTGGCTAGGATGGTTAATTCATAGAGAATGTGTAATTTTGATCTATGTATCATAATGGGCTGTTATAGCGACCCTTTTTTTCCACAAAATATATGCTTCTTTGTTTACATTTAGCCTAGCATTTTGTATATGAATCAAtacattttcttgaaaaatattttaaaattacagTCTTTTTGTCTGTTACTATTCTATTGTGCCCTTATATCTTATCTTCCCTTAACATTTTTTCATAGATTTTACTAGGATAGATTGTAATGAACGCCCTGGTTTAAGATTAGTTTGTTATCGGCTAGATGTAAAAATCTTCTGAATTGATGTGTGTTTTTGTCTGTGTTTCTGTGCTTCTGCATGTGGGTGTGTCTATTGATGCAGTAGACCtactaattctttttttttttttttttttttgtattttctgaAGGAGGTCAGTGGGTGTCTCTGTGTGTTTGTGAAGGGTTGGCTGTTGGATTGTAATTTATTGTCTCCTTATGTGCAGTTGTGAAGGGTCGAATGGAGAAATTTAATTTGTATGAGTTTTTTGTGCATATACCCGTGTGTGTGCTTGTAATGAACATGTAGAAATGTATTTGACATGTAGGTGTGTGTGCATGAGTGCTTACATTTGCACTTCGTTTACGCTATAATCACTTGCAAATTGTTGCGTTTTGATTTTATGGAAGTATTGTTGGATATGACCAAATAAATGGGCAGATATACAGAGGGTATTTCGGTCAGGACCTCTTCATCCACAGCCACGGGTGAGTGCTCATTTTGTGATTATCCCATATCAAAATGTCAAAAGTTTTGATTGATGCAGATAATTATTTAGAAAGTAGAATTAACCAGTTAACAAGGCCTTGTCATTTAAATATTTTCCATGCAGTTCATTGTTTTTGTTGGTTTAATAATTTCATTACTTTTAGCAACTGAATTACGTGATCTCTTCCTATGTTTCcatttttaatttattcatTTCTCACCATGTGATGCTGATTGCCCCTTGTTTGCATAAATGTATGTACTAACATACTGCTGCCAAATGATGGCAGATAATATGCTTGCATGGATCTCCTGATGGGCCTGGACAGTAAGTACTTTTAAGATATTTGGGAGCATCTATGATATCTTCTTCATTGGCTTTTACACACTTTCACTTGTGCAGATACGTTGCTATCATGAATTCCATTTTTTCTGCTCAACGTTCAATGGTATGTGGTctattttatgaattttttagtTTTAGGATCATTATAATTCTCAAATTAACATCTGTGCTCTTTCTGAGATGATTTATGTTGGTAATGACCTCcctattttaattaaatggacTTCCAGGCGTTcatgtttttcttctcttgtttgcATTAGCTGCATAGAATTTGTCTCAGTAGTTTTCTTCTCTCATTCAATCTCTTATTGAACCTTATGTTGGTCCTTTCTAGGACAAGCCAGACCACATACTAAGGCTCTCAGTATTCCTGTACTTAAATTGGGTGATTGCTTGTATTTGGGTGATAATCTTGGTGATCATGGTGTCCTAGATACCATTTATCACACCATGAaagaaaagggttttttttttaaataaaaaaaagaatcgATTTCATAGCATTGGTGTTTGATGCGAGCaccttcttgttttctttttcagctGACTGTTGCTAAAGCATTAGGTTCTTTTCAGTTCTTAGGTGGAGATCAGAAATTAACACATGCATTTCAGATTGGCTTTTGTTCACAATAAATATGCTTATTTTGTAACTCATTCAAAAGTTTAGATGTTGTACACGCCTGTGTACAGTTTTTCATTGTGATGCTAATCAATTTGAGGTGTCTTGACATGTCAATATTATGCTTTCTTCCACAGGTACCGATTGATTCATGTGTTATAGGAATCCAGCATTCTGCTTTTCTTCAGCAGGTTGTGATCTGCTGTTACATTTTTTCCATTATTCAAGAAGGTGAATGTGAGATGCTTGATTCTTTTTAGTGATCTATTCTGGTGATAATTTAGGACAGGCTTCTTATATAACTGGAGGTGTATATCTAAAGCCACAGCAGTTGGATGGACTTTTCCAGTATCTGGCGGTAGGTCTTATTCTTCATCAGACGCTAAACAAAGAAGCCTTTTTTATTACTAGTGTGACTCACTGAGACTTTGCCAATGGTTGTTGGTCTAAGACATTAACTCGTTTATGGTTTTGATATCATTGGGATCAGTTAGTGCAACATAGTATGGTAATTATATCATCCCCTTCAATGCAAATGGTTCCTTTATCAAatgccttttttcttttgtggtgTCAGCTGAAAATTGACCTATTTATTCTCTTGCAAGAATAATTTAACTTTAGTGGTTTGTTTTCAAGTGTTTGTATTACTAGGCAAGGAACGAATTATTCTTCCTAGTTATTGTGGATGAGACACTATTTAGTTGTctttaaaacaataaaacagCTTGGAGTGAGGGTAACACTTACTTATAGCAAGTATAGTGGAATACTGGGTTTTACAGCAGAATTCATTGAGTTACTTAAGCTTGTACTTTCTAGATAACATTTTTGGGGACAAGTTTAATTGATTTTTCGTTCTCTTGTGGTGCACATGCTACTTAAATTTTGACCTTTAGTTGACCTTTTGAGAAATATTGTGTAGTTATTCTGCATCTTtaactaaatacatttttctttcatctAAAATTTTGAGCATGGTTCTCCATTTCCTATGTCAGCCTCATTCCACAACTGGTCATTTCacatttcttgttttttatCAAAGTTCTGGAGTCACATTTGTTAGGCAGTTAGACTGTTAAGCTATGGAATGCAATGCCATCTAATAGTTAGTCATGATATACACTAATATAGAAGAAGAGGAGCGCATTGGGGATGGAGCTACTTGAGTCGAATATGGATTTATAACTTTGTAGGATGCCAAATCTTGCACAGAGATTCTTCTCCTTGGTGTAGTGCTTAGTGAACCCTTGGGTGTGGACACAGGCttcccttgtttcttttctGATTCCTCATTTTGTTTTGATCAAGTTTTGAATTTAACATTTGGCTTTACATTGTAATCAAAACCACCTCGTGTATAAACTAAGAAAGCACAAGCGTCTTGTTGCTTTTAACTTCTGAAGTGGATATTTCTTCAGTAAGGCGTGTTAGCACTTATACACAGGAACAAAGTGTGAAGAAAGCATGTTTTCCTACTCTTATAGGAGTCTTTGCtctttttttattctttaacCATTGGTTACTGTTATCTGGGGCCTTTGATTGTGGTGGTTGAATGATAAAATTAACCAAACATCATGGAAATATTATATTGCAATAGAGCTCTATGGTTTCCTTTCCAATTTTCAAGTATCAAGTCCCAATTCTTCCATCTCATTCTCTTTATGGTGGCAAGTCACAATTGGAGCATGTTTGTTTGTAATTCTTCACTTTTCTATATCCCTTCCCAGCCCATGTGGCCCTACTGCATGCATCGTGGTGTTTAATGTCTTTTCTTGTTTCCCTTTTGCATTTCCTATCTTCTACTACCCCAAGCCAGTCAGTGGTCCTACAAATCTCTACCTCATTTTCCTTCCCTACCTTTCCACCCTGTTCCCATCCTGCTACATTAGATGAAGACGAGGAGTTTGTTCCCTGGTTAACTTGTTACTCTTATTATTTTAACATCTGTGGAATATTCTCTTCCACTTTGAGTCCATATAGAGATGTTTAACTCTCATTCACATGAGTGTGTCCCAGTTCAAGTCTAaaacttttattttccttagcatATTTATTGTAGCAGACTTCCAATGGTTCTGCTTAATGAAGGCAACTTAAGCTTTTGCACATGCTAGATGAATTTAGTGTTATAATTGTTTAGTTTGCTCGGATCAATCAACTTACTTCATGGGCCCCTCCTGGGCAGCTCAATTGGTCACGGAAGCTTCTCAGCATCCGTTGTCCATCTCCCCCACCAGGGATCAAGTCCCAGGGTTATCGTGCCCGAGGGGATGGGGCCTCTCCTTTCGGGCCGGagggggattagtcgggccgcaACCCGGATACCCCCtccgtcagaaaaaaaaaaatcaacttacTTCATGGAGCTTTTCATTTGGCTTGTCTTTTATGATTcagtattttttgttttaaattgcatacagcatttttttttttacatatagtTTGGCTTCTGATTCCTTTGGATTTCTTATTAAAGCTTTTAGTTGCTAATCGTGactattttgtaaaaatatgcAGACAGTGTTTGCTACCGATTTACATTCTCGGAACTTTTTGCAACTGCCAAAGCCTGTTGGTGTGGATTTTCGTGCTTCGTAAGTAACTTAGAAGTTTGATCCCCCTATTTTGTTTCTCCATAACGATGAAACATTGATTGGCCGTTATTTTAAGATAGCAGTTGGAGAGTTTTTCATTGTAGCACTTTATATGCTTTTAGATGTAGAAGCCTGCTGGGAATCACATGCttatattaatttttcaaaatttcatgcATCCTAATACTATTCCAGAGACAAACAATATTTTTGTGTTTGCACATGAATAATTTTGCATAATGCAGTGAATGAGCAGTTTTTGTCAGCAGTAATTTGTGGATCCCGTATGGGAGCTTCCCTCAGTTGTCTATAAATGCTTGAAGTTAACTGTTCTTTCTGGTAGCTTGGTCCAAAAAACATTCGCAGATTCTCTGTTGGAATCTGCACATATAGAATCTTTACTACCCTTCATGGTTTTGGTCTCAAGGAAAAGTTGCTTGTGTGACTTTGACACTTTTGGGTAAATtgtatttcctttccttttccccAGCACAAAGTAAAGTTTTTGTTGTCAGATACGCACAAATGAGAATTGTCtttcaagaaaaaggaatgaaCTAATAAGCAATTGCTTTCGAGATGATTTCTCCATCTTGCATTGACATACTATTGGAAATACTAGAAGCTAAATTCTGACATATATCCAAATTTTATACACTTGGGATCATAATGATTTTGGAAGACACTTTCATTCAGTGTCATCCTTGCAAGTTTGTTGGTTACGTTGTGCAGTCAATGTTTTTTTAATGAAACTTtagtttttatatatatatatatatatgacgtcaaaactatatGTTGGTGCAGTCAATGTGCACCCACAGTTTGTACTGGCTTACTGTTGCCTGCTGTGCCTAATGCGTCTTGTTAACCTGATCAATAAAACTTGCAGGTGCTTCTGCCACAAAAATACAATTGACATGGGTTTTATATGCTCTGTTTGTTTATCGATATTCTGTAAGCATCAAAAGAAATGTTCAACCTGCGGGTGAGTTCCACTTGCTGTTATATGTCTGATTCAAACTCTTCTAATAGTGAATTCTGTTTCTAGCCATTTATATGTCCTGTGCTTGCTTAAGTATGATTGAGGATGAACTGTTATTTTGTcatattttcttccaaaaagaaataaaataaatgaaatgctgATGTGCTTGAGCCACTTACAAATCAAGCTGGTTAGATCAATAAGCAAGAGAACAAGGGTTTTTTCCTCAGTTGGGGCCTGGGGAAGGAAGGTGAGTTGGGGAAGATGGTACAGTGGTGTAGGAAACTAGAAATGCCTGACATTTATAGTCAAAATAGCTACTTGCCTATCTATTATTTGTGATCCTTCTCTTATCCTTGCATTTTGTGTATCTTTCTTATTCTTTCCCCTTGGCCATTTGATGATTATGCTATCAATAGCAACACATGTTATAGTTACAAGTAAATTGCATTTGTTTAAGCTGCTTTACATTTGCTCTATCTGGATGATTTGTTACAGTATCACCATAAATTTAGACTGAGAGGAAAGTTCTTCTACTGAATGATAGGATGCTCCCAAATGTCTGTAGGTCAATTTTTGGTCAGGCGCAAACACGTGATCCCTCAGCATCACAGCAAAGGAAGTAGTCTCCAGGAGATACTCAAATATGAACATATTCCAGCTTTGCCTTTGGTTTCCTCGTCATGCGTGAAGTCACACGACACTCGAGAGCTTTTGATGTTGCAGCCTGAAGTAAATGACATTGGCATCGACATCAAACTCAGATTATGCACTGGAAGCTATCTTAGAAATCCATGGTTGAAAGTTGGGAAGGACGATCAGCATCCATTTTGCATATTTATGCTGAAGCATTGCTGAACCAAAATGCGATGTCGTTGCTCTCAATATGTGGTTATTTATATGATTGAATTGTCGACTAACACAGACTGCTGGACAAGGCTTGGCG encodes:
- the LOC113742845 gene encoding general transcription and DNA repair factor IIH subunit TFB4-like isoform X3, producing MSPPVPSKILTDDVSLLMVLIDSNPHFWSSIKPHFSFSKFLSHVLAFLNSILLLNQLNQVVVIATGINSCGYVFDSSSGSVSQRAESLLPKLEEFAENDESLSERDDDSGNGVGSSLLSGSLSMALCYIQRVFRSGPLHPQPRIICLHGSPDGPGQYVAIMNSIFSAQRSMVPIDSCVIGIQHSAFLQQTVFATDLHSRNFLQLPKPVGVDFRASCFCHKNTIDMGFICSVCLSIFCKHQKKCSTCGMLPNVCRSIFGQAQTRDPSASQQRK
- the LOC113742845 gene encoding general transcription and DNA repair factor IIH subunit TFB4-like isoform X5 — encoded protein: MSPPVPSKILTDDVSLLMVLIDSNPHFWSSIKPHFSFSKFLSHVLAFLNSILLLNQLNQVVVIATGINSCGYVFDSSSGSVSQRAESLLPKLEEFAENDESLSERDDDSGNGVGSSLLSGSLSMALCYIQRVFRSGPLHPQPRIICLHGSPDGPGQYVAIMNSIFSAQRSMVPIDSCVIGIQHSAFLQQTVFATDLHSRNFLQLPKPVGVDFRASSIFGQAQTRDPSASQQRK
- the LOC113742845 gene encoding general transcription and DNA repair factor IIH subunit TFB4-like isoform X1, whose product is MSPPVPSKILTDDVSLLMVLIDSNPHFWSSIKPHFSFSKFLSHVLAFLNSILLLNQLNQVVVIATGINSCGYVFDSSSGSVSQRAESLLPKLEEFAENDESLSERDDDSGNGVGSSLLSGSLSMALCYIQRVFRSGPLHPQPRIICLHGSPDGPGQYVAIMNSIFSAQRSMVPIDSCVIGIQHSAFLQQASYITGGVYLKPQQLDGLFQYLATVFATDLHSRNFLQLPKPVGVDFRASCFCHKNTIDMGFICSVCLSIFCKHQKKCSTCGMLPNVCRSIFGQAQTRDPSASQQRK
- the LOC113742845 gene encoding general transcription and DNA repair factor IIH subunit TFB4-like isoform X4 — translated: MSPPVPSKILTDDVSLLMVLIDSNPHFWSSIKPHFSFSKFLSHVLAFLNSILLLNQLNQVVVIATGINSCGYVFDSSSGSVSQRAESLLPKLEEFAENDESLSERDDDSGNGVGSSLLSGSLSMALCYIQRVFRSGPLHPQPRIICLHGSPDGPGQYVAIMNSIFSAQRSMVPIDSCVIGIQHSAFLQQASYITGGVYLKPQQLDGLFQYLATVFATDLHSRNFLQLPKPVGVDFRASSIFGQAQTRDPSASQQRK
- the LOC113742845 gene encoding general transcription and DNA repair factor IIH subunit TFB4-like isoform X2, with amino-acid sequence MSPPVPSKILTDDVSLLMVLIDSNPHFWSSIKPHFSFSKFLSHVLAFLNSILLLNQLNQVVVIATGINSCGYVFDSSSGSVSQRAESLLPKLEEFAENDESLSERDDDSGNGVGSSLLSGSLSMALCYIQRVFRSGPLHPQPRIICLHGSPDGPGQYVAIMNSIFSAQRSMVPIDSCVIGIQHSAFLQQASYITGGVYLKPQQLDGLFQYLATVFATDLHSRNFLQLPKPVGVDFRASCFCHKNTIDMGFICSVCLSIFCKHQKKCSTCGSIFGQAQTRDPSASQQRK